The genomic DNA CCGCAGGAACCGGTCGGTCAGCTCCGCCCGATCGGCGATCCTCAACCGGGGCAGGAGCCGGGTGAGCGCGTCGCGCCGGGTCTGGGCGGTCTCGGTGAGCTCGCCGAACCCGTAGGAGTGCCAGTAGTCCTCGTGCCCGCCAGCCGCCTGCTGGTCGAGGCCGACCGAGGTGACACCGACGGCCAGGTCGGCGTCGCGGAGCATCTCCGACAGCACCAGCGGCGGCACCTCCGTCAGCGACGCCCCCTCCAGCGCGGTGCGGTTGCCCGCCCAGTCGTTGCCGGAGATCTCCTCCTGCCCGTCCCGGTAGAAGGTGATCTGCTCGGTGGCGCAGAGGGAAGCGGTCTCCCACCCGTCGGCCGCCGGGTCGCTGACCACGTGCATGCCCCAGCGAGCCCGCCAGCCGGACAGCTCCTTGACGGCCTCGCCCTGGTCGCCGCCGCACTCGTAGTCCCAGTGGCCGATGGCCAGGCCGGTCCAGCCGCGCTGGTTCAGCAGCGTCTTGGCCTGGCCGTACCGGAGCACGTGCCCGGCGAACCGGTTGGAGTAGGTGCGGGTCTGCTCCTCGGCCGGAGTCAGCAGATAGACCTCACGGAACACCTGCTTGTACGGCTGGCGGATCCCGTGCTCCAGCAGATGGTCGCGCCAGGCCCGCACGTCCTCGGCGGTCGCGTGGATCGGATGCCACAGCGTGACCGGGGTATCGGGGTCCGGCTGGACGCGGTGGCCTCGCGGGCCGATGAGTTCCCATCCCGAATCGGTCCTGGCCGGCAGCCCGGCCGGCCCCTGCGGGAGCTGCCAGATCAGGGTACGGGCGTACAGACCGGTGACCGGATGGTCGAGGAAGAACTCGGTCACCTCCTGCCAGCGCCACTCGCGTTCCTTGACCAGCGCCTGCTCCAGCCGGAACCGCTCGGCCGAGAGTGCCTGCTTGAGCTCCTTCAACGTGATCCTGAGGTCGGCCAGCGCCGGATCCTTGCGGATCGCCTGAGGGGCCGACTTGACGGTCCTGCCCGACGGGTTGACGAACCGCAGCGCGGAGCCGTCGGCGCAGAGCCGTACGAGATAGTCGCCGACCTGCTCCTCCCGCACCCCGTCCGGGCCGTGCTCAGCCGGTTCGATCAACAGCTCCTCCAGCTGCCCGGCCAGTGCCTGCCGCACCTGCTCGGTCCGCGCCTCCCAGGCCGGCATCCGGGACCGGGAGCGCCGGTCCGGCTCCCCCAGCCATCCGAGGATCTCGCGGCGCTCCTGGAATCCGAAGCGGCGCGTCACCGCGAGCGGGAGCCGGAAGATCTCCTCGTAGCGGGTGTGACCCCAGCGGACCATATCCTGCGCCACGTACATGAGGACTCTGGCGTCTCCGGGCGTCCAGGGAATGTCGCGCTCGGCCACCGAACGGATCAGCCGGAGGACGCGTTCGTCGTGATCATGTCCGCCCTCCTGCCCCAGGCTCAGCTTCAGC from Streptosporangium sp. NBC_01756 includes the following:
- a CDS encoding DUF4132 domain-containing protein; its protein translation is MTELDDFTRSYGYLLGYVQEATRETYRRFDALFERGLPPGADVDWPEYGRWAQLKLSLGQEGGHDHDERVLRLIRSVAERDIPWTPGDARVLMYVAQDMVRWGHTRYEEIFRLPLAVTRRFGFQERREILGWLGEPDRRSRSRMPAWEARTEQVRQALAGQLEELLIEPAEHGPDGVREEQVGDYLVRLCADGSALRFVNPSGRTVKSAPQAIRKDPALADLRITLKELKQALSAERFRLEQALVKEREWRWQEVTEFFLDHPVTGLYARTLIWQLPQGPAGLPARTDSGWELIGPRGHRVQPDPDTPVTLWHPIHATAEDVRAWRDHLLEHGIRQPYKQVFREVYLLTPAEEQTRTYSNRFAGHVLRYGQAKTLLNQRGWTGLAIGHWDYECGGDQGEAVKELSGWRARWGMHVVSDPAADGWETASLCATEQITFYRDGQEEISGNDWAGNRTALEGASLTEVPPLVLSEMLRDADLAVGVTSVGLDQQAAGGHEDYWHSYGFGELTETAQTRRDALTRLLPRLRIADRAELTDRFLRVRGDRRTYRIHLGSGNILMEPNDAYLCIVPGNDRATASVFLPFEEDGGMLSVILSKAFLLADDTAITDPSITRQLDA